One Benincasa hispida cultivar B227 chromosome 5, ASM972705v1, whole genome shotgun sequence genomic window carries:
- the LOC120077675 gene encoding transcription termination factor MTERF6, chloroplastic/mitochondrial, with product MEVSASRNGNCMLWFFRDKGFDDRSIDKMFKRCRRLKDMQKERASENWEYLERIGIQRRKLPSIVSKCPKILALGLQEKLVPMVECLATLSTKPNEIASAIAKFPGILSYSVEEKLCPLLAFFQALGVPEKHLGKMILLNPRLISYSIESKLVETVDFFAGFGLMKEGVIGKVLAKNPFLMGYSVDKRLRPTSEFLRSIGLNEMDLQAVALKFPDILCRDVDKVLRPNLDYLRRCGFKDGEIVSLVTGYPPVLIKSIQHSLEPRIRFLVEIMGRKLDEVAEYPDFFKHGLKKRLELRHRLLKEKQMDFTLSELLECNQKKFMMKMGLL from the coding sequence ATGGAAGTCAGCGCCAGTCGAAATGGTAATTGTATGCTGTGGTTCTTCAGGGATAAAGGTTTTGATGATAGAAGTATTGATAAGATGTTTAAAAGGTGTAGGCGTTTAAAGGATATGCAGAAGGAAAGAGCTTCTGAAAATTGGGAATATTTGGAAAGAATTGGGATTCAAAGGAGGAAACTCCCTTCTATTGTTTCCAAATGCCCTAAGATTTTAGCTCTTGGTCTTCAAGAGAAACTTGTTCCCATGGTTGAGTGCCTTGCAACACTCAGCACTAAGCCTAATGAAATCGCTTCTGCTATTGCTAAATTTCCTGGCATTCTTTCCTATAGTGTTGAAGAGAAGCTATGCCCACTTTTGGCTTTCTTTCAAGCATTGGGTGTCCCTGAAAAGCACCTTGGAAAGATGATTCTACTCAACCCGAGGCTTATTAGTTACAGCATTGAATCGAAGCTCGTTGAAACTGTAGATTTTTTTGCTGGGTTTGGGCTAATGAAGGAGGGGGTGATTGGAAAAGTTCTTGCAAAAAATCCATTTCTCATGGGTTATAGTGTCGATAAAAGGCTCCGCCCGACTTCAGAGTTTCTGAGATCAATCGGTCTAAATGAGATGGATCTTCAAGCAGTTGCATTGAAATTTCCAGACATTTTGTGTAGGGACGTGGACAAAGTTTTGAGACCCAATTTGGATTATCTAAGGAGATGTGGGTTTAAAGATGGAGAAATAGTGTCTTTGGTGACTGGTTATCCTCCTGTTTTAATCAAGAGCATTCAACATTCTTTAGAACCTCGGATCAGATTCTTAGTCGAAATAATGGGAAGAAAACTTGACGAAGTTGCCGAATATCCCGACTTTTTTAAGCATGGTTTGAAGAAAAGACTCGAGTTGCGGCATAGATTGTTGAAAGAGAAGCAAATGGACTTTACCTTGAGTGAATTGTTGGAATGCAATCAAAAGAAGTTTATGATGAAAATGGGTTTGTTATGA
- the LOC120077674 gene encoding probable L-type lectin-domain containing receptor kinase S.5, which produces MNLMRKMFVCKRDLSTLVVIVASLVYFGAVSSQPIRDHRFTYVGFNEREHNQQFTFTPSSSIDGGALQLTPDSQNEVVRLQNTSGRIMYREPFKLWLADIDKKEKNYIVASFSSYFYINIFRREEWNAGEGLTFLIAPTTDVPEQSWGQWMGLTNITTDGDHRNQIVAIEFDTEKQDFDPDNNHIGLNINSIKSTKTVSLDKAGIVLSPKTGTNHSIWVDYDGKAKLLQVYMSINKDPKPDKPLLNETINLKDFVKQESYIGFSASTGSPEIQLNCVLEWTLNLERLPEKKDLTWLKILAGVGIPILTITILVGVWMFVGYRKKRRENRDVESNVQGTLKRLPGMPREFKYKELKRATHNFHESMVLGNGGFGVVYKGVLQDKDRDITASSNSVSRLEIAVKKFSRDSIKSKSDFLDELTIIHRLRHRNLVRLEGWCYEKGKLLLVYDFMPNGSLENHLYDVDDENVLNWRHRYKILVGVASALHYLHNEYDQKVLHRDIKSSNILLDSDFNARLGDFGLARALDPERNSYADLQCGGVAGTMGYVAPECFHEGRATPESDVYGFGAVVLEIVCGRRPGTIVEDEQNQYSLIDWVWKVHREGRIERAVDNQLGNDIVVDEARRLLLLGLACSHPIASERPQTQAIIQILNGALLAPQVPPFKPVFMWPPTSSSSTSSILTSLSNTNNSLP; this is translated from the exons ATGAATTTGATGAGGAAAATGTTTGTGTGTAAGAGAGATTTGAGTACCTTGGTTGTTATTGTGGCTTCTTTGGTGTACTTTGGAGCTGTGAGCAGCCAACCGATCCGTGACCATCGTTTTACCTATGTTGGATTCAATGAAAGGGAGCACAACCAACAATTCACCTTCACACCAAGTTCTTCCATCGATGGTGGGGCACTGCAGTTAACTCCTGACTCGCAGAACGAGGTTGTTAGGCTTCAAAATACATCTGGCCGCATTATGTACCGTGAGCCGTTCAAATTATGGCTAGCTGATATTgataaaaaggagaaaaattacATTGTTGCTTCATTCAGCTCATACTTTTACATCAATATTTTCAGAAGGGAAGAATGGAATGCTGGCGAGGGACTTACTTTTCTTATAGCTCCAACCACTGATGTACCTGAACAGAGCTGGGGGCAGTGGATGGGCCTCACCAACATAACCACCGACGGCGACCACAGAAACCAAATTGTAGCCATCGAATTCGATACTGAGAAGCAGGATTTTGACCCCGACAACAACCATATCGGTCTGAACATCAACTCCATTAAATCGACGAAGACTGTTTCTCTGGATAAAGCTGGCATAGTTTTATCCCCAAAGACCGGAACTAACCACAGTATATGGGTTGATTACGATGGAAAAGCCAAACTTTTGCAGGTTTACATGTCCATAAACAAAGATCCAAAACCTGATAAGCCTCTTCTCAATGAAACGATAAACCTGAAAGATTTTGTGAAACAAGAATCATACATTGGATTTTCTGCTTCTACAGGAAGCCCAGAAATTCAGTTGAACTGTGTCTTGGAATGGACACTCAATTTGGAACGTCTGCCAGAGAAGAAAGATCTAACATGGTTGAAGATCCTTGCAGGGGTTGGAATTCCTATACTAACAATCACAATTCTGGTTGGGGTTTGGATGTTTGTTGGTTATAGGAAGAAGAGGAGAGAGAACAGGGATGTGGAGTCAAATGTTCAGGGCACACTGAAGAGGTTGCCTGGAATGCCCAGAGAGTTCAAGTACAAGGAACTAAAAAGAGCGACGCATAACTTCCATGAAAGCATGGTTCTAGGAAATGGAGGATTTGGGGTTGTGTACAAAGGGGTTCTTCAGGACAAGGATAGGGACATTACCGCATCTTCAAATTCTGTTTCCAGGCTTGAAATTGCCGTCAAGAAATTCTCCAGGGACAGCATTAAGAGCAAAAGTGATTTTCTGGATGAGCTCACCATTATTCACCGTCTTCGCCACAGAAACCTTGTCCGCTTAGAAG GATGGTGCTATGAGAAAGGGAAGCTTTTATTAGTATATGACTTCATGCCTAATGGAAGCCTTGAGAATCACCTATATGACGTTGATGACGAGAATGTTCTCAACTGGAGACATCGCTATAAAATTCTTGTAGGAGTTGCATCTGCGTTGCATTACCTGCATAATGAGTATGACCAGAAAGTATTGCACCGAGATATCAAATCAAGCAATATCTTGCTTGATTCTGACTTCAATGCTCGTCTAGGGGATTTCGGCCTTGCTAGAGCCTTGGATCCTGAAAGGAACTCTTATGCAGACCTGCAGTGTGGTGGAGTTGCAGGCACAATGGGTTATGTTGCTCCCGAATGCTTCCATGAAGGAAGGGCTACTCCTGAATCTGATGTATATGGTTTCGGGGCAGTGGTGCTTGAGATCGTTTGTGGCAGGAGACCAGGAACTATTGTTGAAGACGAGCAAAATCAGTATAGCCTAATTGATTGGGTGTGGAAGGTACACCGCGAAGGACGCATTGAAAGAGCTGTCGATAACCAGCTGGGTAATGATATTGTGGTTGATGAAGCTAGAAGGCTTCTACTACTTGGGTTGGCATGTTCACATCCGATAGCAAGTGAAAGGCCACAAACTCAGGCTATAATCCAGATTTTAAATGGAGCTTTGCTTGCGCCTCAAGTACCTCCATTCAAGCCAGTCTTCATGTGGCCTCCCACGAGCAGTTCTTCTACCAGTTCTATTCTCACTTCATTGTCAAACACGAATAACTCTCTTCCATGA